One Hordeum vulgare subsp. vulgare chromosome 4H, MorexV3_pseudomolecules_assembly, whole genome shotgun sequence DNA window includes the following coding sequences:
- the LOC123446415 gene encoding uncharacterized protein DDB_G0287625-like produces NNNNNNNNNNNNNNNNNNNNNNSNNSSNNSNINPNTNTNNNSNGNKNKNNHNNNNNNNNNNNNNNNINNNNNNNNNNNNNNNNNNSNSNNNNNNNKNNNKNNNNHNNNDNNNNNNNNDNSNSNNNNSNNNNINNNNRNSNNSNSSNNNNNNSSNSNKNSNSSNSSSNNNNNNNNNNNSSSNNNNNNNNNNNNNNNNNNNNNNINGNSNNNNNNNNNNNNNNNNNNNNNNNNNNN; encoded by the coding sequence aataacaacaacaacaacaacaacaacaacaacaacaacaacaataacaacaacaacaacaacaacagcaacaacagcagcaacaacagcaacatcaaccccaacaccaacaccaacaacaacagcaacggcaacaagaacaaaaacaaccacaacaacaacaacaacaacaacaacaacaacaacaacaacaacaacatcaacaacaacaacaacaacaacaacaacaacaacaacaacaacaacaacaacaacagcaacagcaacaacaacaacaacaacaacaaaaacaacaacaaaaacaacaataaccacaacaacaacgacaacaacaacaacaacaacaacaacgacaacagcaacagcaacaacaacaacagcaacaacaacaacatcaacaacaacaacaggaacagcaacaacagcaacagcagcaacaacaacaacaacaatagcagcaacagcaacaaaaacagcaacagcagcaacagcagcagcaacaacaacaacaacaacaacaacaacaacaacagcagcagcaacaacaacaacaacaacaacaacaacaacaacaacaacaacaacaacaacaacaacaacaacaacatcaacggcaacagcaacaacaacaacaacaacaacaacaacaacaacaacaacaacaacaacaacaacaacaacaacaacaacaacaacaacaac
- the LOC123446419 gene encoding putative uncharacterized protein DDB_G0286901: NNNDNNSNNNNNNNNNNNNNNSNNNNNNNNNNSNSSSSSNNNNNNNNNNNNNNSNSSSNNNSNNNNNSNNNNSNNSNNNKNNNNNNNNNNNKTNSNNSNYNNNNNNNDDNNNSSNNNNNNSNNSNNNYNNNSSNYNNNNNNNNSNNNSNNNNNNSNNNSNNNYSNNNNSNNNNSNNSNNNNNNNNNKNNKNNNENNKSNNNRNNNSN, from the coding sequence aacaacaacgacaacaacagcaacaacaacaacaacaacaacaacaacaacaacaacaacaacagcaacaacaacaacaacaacaacaacaacaacagcaacagcagcagcagcagcaacaacaacaacaacaacaacaacaacaacaacaacaacaacagcaacagcagcagcaacaacaacagcaacaacaacaacaacagcaacaacaacaacagcaacaacagcaacaacaacaaaaacaacaacaacaacaacaacaacaacaacaacaaaaccaacagcaacaacagcaactacaacaacaacaacaacaacaacgacgacaacaacaacagcagcaacaacaacaacaacaacagcaacaacagcaacaacaactacaacaacaacagcagcaactacaacaacaacaacaataacaacaacagcaacaacaatagcaacaacaacaacaacaatagcaacaacaatagcaacaacaactacagcaacaacaacaacagcaacaacaacaacagcaacaacagcaacaacaacaacaacaacaacaacaacaaaaacaacaaaaacaacaacgagaacaacaagagcaacaacaacaggaacaacaacagcaac